The following are from one region of the Cyanobium gracile PCC 6307 genome:
- a CDS encoding DUF3136 domain-containing protein: MPQVQGQPPTIGELEAKYSLYCKAMRLLLKEGRTMEAIQRTVCWSRLEQLHICLPSRYKSPDYLYAVLKRDLR; the protein is encoded by the coding sequence ATGCCCCAGGTCCAGGGTCAGCCCCCAACGATCGGCGAGCTTGAGGCGAAATACTCCCTGTACTGCAAGGCGATGCGGTTGCTGCTCAAGGAGGGCCGCACGATGGAGGCGATCCAGCGCACGGTCTGCTGGAGCCGGCTGGAGCAGCTCCACATCTGCCTGCCGAGCCGCTACAAGTCCCCGGACTACCTCTATGCCGTTCTGAAGCGCGACCTGCGCTGA
- a CDS encoding TIGR02450 family Trp-rich protein, translating to MKLSAAWTCQPARAAGCGGYRHFAVLGQRGRGRERTVELQAVLDPGFRLLVPTGELRDRDAWLPGWQRLPRQEEPSVNFGISTVDL from the coding sequence ATGAAGCTTTCCGCCGCCTGGACCTGCCAGCCCGCCAGGGCCGCCGGCTGCGGCGGCTATCGCCACTTCGCCGTGCTGGGCCAGCGGGGCCGGGGCCGGGAGCGCACCGTGGAGCTCCAGGCGGTGCTGGACCCCGGTTTCCGGCTGCTGGTACCCACCGGCGAGCTGCGCGACCGCGACGCCTGGCTGCCGGGCTGGCAGCGCCTGCCCCGCCAGGAGGAACCGTCTGTAAACTTCGGCATCTCCACCGTCGACCTGTGA
- a CDS encoding efflux RND transporter permease subunit, with protein MKSISDPFLRRPVLTLVLSLLVILGGLISLPGLKVENLPPIAPGRVSVSASYPGASPEVVEQGVTTLLEKQFNGLERLDSIRSTSSANGSSISLGFEGGNPEINQINTQNEAAVVSRQLPAQVARFGVQVRRTSDDLLMVLSFSASRDRYDDTFLSGWVDQVIRDRLQRVPGVGEVRLFGGSSLAFRLWLDPLRLEERNLTISEVRDALEEQNVLAALGQAGVAPSPDDQLVTLPLRMEGRLRTAQEFESLVVDRSANGGVTLLKDVGRVSLGSENYEAIATDLSGKTAVAVGIFQRDGSNALEVSQGIEGALKELGPRFPPGVDLQVIVDEAASIRTSIDRTTASLREAVLLVFLVLLLGLGNSRLALISASAVPVALIGSLAVLRLSGDSINTLTLFGMVLASGLVVDDAIVVSEDIGRRLENGRPPLEAAREAMAELGGAVIATSLVLIVVFLPVLTLQGSLGRLYAPIALTIGGTIVFSTFNALTFTPVAASRLLHADRREPAWLLRWIDPPRRALERLERPYDRLLSRVLHWRRRVVAGLLVGLLLTGLAFEQRPKAFIPQEDSGQLRGVVLLQDGIALPRTQQVMEQVREVMDQEPLIRFANFYAGRSFGDSSPNKGIFFLRLKPIEERPGADQSAAAVAERLNRRLRQRISDASVIVSESPTVRGFSSESGLEFDLLDTSGGRLSLGEFQQEAEAFIAAARQTGAFEQVGTRFSADAPLLRLIPDRLRMASLQVDLDELVSVLGASFGSDYVNDSFEGDQVRRVILQLEGEARRDADDVLALQVRNRSGQLIPLAQIVQVEAGTGPTTINHTRLVRSISIRAQPGPGVSSGQAIALLEQLQQDRGSTATDLEWAGLAREEARAGGGNLQVFALAVLVMLLVLAGLYENFADPFIILATVPMGVLGGVLGLALRGLPLDVYGQMGLLVLVALAAKNAILIVEFANQRLAEGMPLDEAVHGAAVARLRPILLTAFSSLAGFLPLLFATGAGSASRISIGTVVFFGLLVATGLTLFLVPTLYRIVKGWELSLGGGHGRRAEQA; from the coding sequence GTGAAGTCGATCTCCGACCCCTTCCTGCGCCGGCCGGTGCTGACGCTGGTGCTGAGCCTGCTGGTTATTCTTGGCGGCCTGATCAGCCTGCCCGGCCTCAAGGTCGAGAACCTGCCGCCGATCGCCCCGGGCCGGGTGTCGGTGAGCGCCAGCTACCCGGGCGCCAGTCCGGAGGTGGTGGAGCAGGGGGTGACCACCCTGCTGGAGAAACAGTTCAACGGCCTGGAGCGGCTGGATTCGATCCGATCCACCAGCTCGGCCAACGGCAGCAGCATTTCCCTCGGCTTCGAGGGCGGCAACCCCGAGATCAACCAGATCAACACCCAGAACGAGGCGGCGGTGGTCAGCCGCCAGCTGCCCGCCCAGGTGGCGCGCTTCGGGGTGCAGGTGCGACGCACCTCCGATGACCTGCTGATGGTGCTGAGCTTCAGTGCCAGCCGCGACCGTTACGACGACACCTTCCTGAGCGGCTGGGTGGACCAGGTGATCCGCGACCGGCTGCAACGGGTGCCCGGCGTCGGCGAGGTGCGGCTGTTCGGGGGAAGTTCGCTCGCCTTCCGGCTGTGGCTGGATCCGCTGCGCCTGGAGGAACGCAATCTGACCATCAGCGAGGTGCGCGATGCCCTCGAGGAGCAGAACGTGCTGGCCGCCCTCGGCCAGGCCGGGGTGGCCCCCTCCCCCGACGACCAGCTCGTCACCCTGCCGCTGCGCATGGAGGGACGGCTGCGCACCGCCCAGGAGTTCGAGTCCCTGGTGGTCGACCGCAGCGCCAACGGGGGGGTCACCCTGCTGAAGGATGTGGGCCGGGTCAGCCTGGGCAGCGAGAACTACGAAGCGATCGCCACCGACCTGAGCGGCAAGACGGCGGTGGCCGTGGGGATCTTCCAGCGGGACGGCAGCAATGCCCTGGAAGTGAGCCAGGGCATTGAAGGGGCCCTCAAGGAGCTGGGGCCCCGCTTTCCGCCGGGGGTGGATCTCCAGGTGATCGTCGACGAGGCGGCCTCGATCCGCACCAGCATCGACCGGACCACGGCGAGCCTGCGGGAGGCGGTGCTGCTGGTGTTCCTGGTGCTGCTGCTGGGGCTGGGGAACAGCCGTCTGGCCCTGATCAGCGCCTCGGCGGTGCCGGTGGCCCTGATCGGTTCGCTGGCCGTGCTCCGGCTCAGCGGCGATTCGATCAACACCCTCACCCTGTTCGGCATGGTGCTGGCCAGCGGGCTGGTGGTGGACGACGCCATCGTGGTCAGCGAGGACATCGGCCGCCGTCTGGAGAACGGCCGCCCACCCCTGGAGGCCGCCCGCGAAGCCATGGCGGAACTGGGGGGCGCCGTGATCGCCACCTCCCTGGTGCTGATCGTGGTGTTCCTGCCGGTGCTCACCCTGCAGGGCAGCCTGGGCCGTCTCTACGCCCCCATCGCCCTGACGATCGGCGGCACGATCGTGTTCTCCACCTTCAACGCCCTCACCTTCACCCCGGTGGCCGCCAGCCGGCTGCTCCATGCCGATCGCCGGGAGCCGGCCTGGCTGCTGCGCTGGATCGATCCGCCCCGGCGGGCCCTGGAGCGTCTGGAGCGCCCCTACGACCGGCTGCTCAGCCGCGTGCTGCACTGGCGGCGTCGCGTGGTGGCCGGCCTGCTGGTCGGTCTGCTGCTGACGGGCCTGGCGTTCGAGCAGCGGCCCAAGGCCTTCATCCCCCAGGAGGACAGCGGCCAGCTGCGGGGCGTGGTGCTGCTCCAGGACGGCATCGCCCTGCCCCGCACCCAGCAGGTGATGGAGCAGGTCCGGGAGGTGATGGACCAGGAGCCCCTGATCCGCTTCGCCAACTTCTATGCCGGCCGCTCCTTCGGCGACAGCTCCCCCAACAAGGGGATCTTCTTTCTGCGGCTCAAGCCGATCGAGGAGCGCCCCGGGGCCGACCAGAGCGCCGCCGCAGTGGCCGAACGGCTGAACCGGCGCCTGCGCCAGAGAATCAGCGATGCCTCGGTGATCGTCAGCGAATCCCCCACCGTGCGGGGCTTCAGCAGTGAGAGCGGCCTGGAGTTCGACCTGCTCGACACCAGCGGCGGCCGCCTCAGCCTCGGCGAGTTCCAGCAGGAGGCGGAGGCCTTCATCGCCGCGGCCCGGCAGACGGGCGCCTTCGAGCAGGTGGGCACCCGCTTCAGTGCCGACGCCCCCCTGCTGAGGCTCATCCCCGACCGGCTGCGCATGGCCTCGCTCCAGGTGGATCTCGATGAACTGGTCAGCGTGCTCGGGGCCAGCTTCGGCAGCGACTACGTCAACGACAGCTTCGAAGGCGACCAGGTGCGCAGGGTTATCCTCCAGCTCGAGGGCGAGGCCCGGCGGGATGCCGATGACGTGCTGGCCCTGCAGGTGCGCAACCGCAGTGGCCAGCTGATCCCCCTGGCCCAGATCGTGCAGGTGGAAGCCGGCACCGGCCCCACGACGATCAACCACACCCGCCTGGTGCGCTCGATCAGCATCCGGGCCCAGCCGGGCCCGGGGGTGAGCAGCGGCCAGGCCATCGCCCTGCTGGAGCAGCTGCAGCAGGACCGCGGCAGCACGGCCACCGACCTGGAATGGGCGGGTCTGGCCCGGGAGGAGGCCAGGGCCGGCGGCGGCAATCTGCAGGTGTTCGCCCTGGCGGTGCTGGTGATGCTGCTGGTGCTGGCCGGCCTCTACGAGAACTTCGCCGATCCCTTCATCATCCTGGCGACCGTGCCCATGGGGGTGCTCGGCGGGGTGCTGGGTCTGGCTCTGCGGGGCCTCCCCCTGGACGTCTACGGCCAGATGGGCCTGCTGGTGCTGGTGGCCCTGGCGGCGAAGAACGCCATCCTGATCGTCGAATTCGCCAACCAGCGGCTGGCGGAGGGGATGCCCCTCGATGAAGCCGTCCACGGCGCCGCCGTCGCCCGTCTGCGGCCGATCCTGCTCACCGCCTTCTCCTCCCTGGCGGGCTTCCTGCCCCTGCTGTTCGCCACCGGCGCCGGGTCGGCCAGCCGCATCAGCATCGGCACGGTGGTGTTCTTCGGGCTGCTGGTGGCCACGGGTCTCACCCTGTTCCTGGTGCCCACCCTTTACCGGATCGTCAAGGGATGGGAGCTCAGCCTGGGCGGCGGCCATGGCCGCCGGGCCGAACAGGCCTAG
- a CDS encoding L,D-transpeptidase: MKRSTGQVSLVLAWALCLVLAAPSAHAVVAAGGRMVLVRTDRQLPVTGDPIWELRLLLPGQPLRAYEALVGRVRRQEGDRHRLGSKAPLPRGRYAVTEITPVAPTDDVELGRFLWIGLEPDFPTARRGLGIHHDPSAGRGRSSGTDGCIGLIHGNDLLVLGDLLRRSGTTELVVKD; the protein is encoded by the coding sequence ATGAAGCGTTCCACCGGCCAGGTCTCGCTGGTTCTCGCCTGGGCCCTGTGCCTGGTCCTGGCTGCCCCCTCCGCCCATGCGGTGGTGGCCGCCGGCGGGCGGATGGTGCTGGTCCGCACCGACCGCCAGTTGCCCGTCACCGGCGATCCGATCTGGGAACTGCGGCTGCTGCTCCCGGGCCAGCCGCTGCGGGCCTACGAGGCGCTGGTGGGCCGGGTGCGCCGCCAGGAGGGCGACCGCCACCGGCTGGGCAGCAAGGCCCCGTTGCCGCGGGGCCGCTACGCCGTCACCGAGATCACCCCCGTCGCGCCGACCGATGACGTGGAGCTCGGCCGTTTCCTCTGGATCGGGCTGGAGCCCGATTTTCCCACCGCCCGCCGCGGCCTGGGGATCCACCACGACCCCAGCGCCGGCCGGGGGCGGAGCAGCGGCACCGATGGCTGCATCGGCCTGATCCATGGCAACGACCTGCTGGTGCTGGGCGATCTGCTGCGCCGCAGCGGCACCACGGAGCTGGTGGTCAAGGACTGA
- a CDS encoding RidA family protein — protein sequence MSSSAGGGDQRHSPLSHPVNTTAAPAPVGPYNQAVLAGGVLYCSGQIALDPVSGVLVGEGDVEAETRQVLSNLQAVLAAAGCRPDHVVRTTVYLADLGDFARVNALYAVLFRDGVAPARACVQVAALPRGARVEIDAIALVP from the coding sequence ATGAGTTCCAGCGCCGGCGGAGGTGACCAAAGGCACAGCCCCCTGTCTCATCCGGTCAACACCACGGCCGCCCCCGCCCCGGTCGGCCCCTACAACCAGGCCGTGCTCGCCGGCGGGGTCCTGTACTGCTCCGGCCAGATCGCCCTCGACCCGGTGAGCGGGGTGCTGGTGGGAGAGGGCGACGTGGAGGCCGAAACCCGCCAGGTGCTGAGCAATCTTCAGGCGGTGCTGGCGGCCGCCGGCTGCCGCCCTGACCATGTGGTGCGCACCACGGTGTATCTGGCCGACCTCGGCGATTTCGCCCGGGTGAACGCCCTCTACGCCGTTCTGTTCCGTGACGGCGTCGCTCCGGCCCGCGCCTGTGTGCAGGTGGCGGCCCTGCCCAGGGGCGCCCGGGTGGAGATCGACGCCATCGCCCTGGTCCCCTGA
- a CDS encoding bifunctional orotidine-5'-phosphate decarboxylase/orotate phosphoribosyltransferase, which yields MGFFVQLTDAIAARQSLLVTGLDPNPEMLQAWAHRRGMGGRSFLSQARHWIKAVVEATADHVCAYKPSLGFYQALGPVGLELLREVRELVPLDIPLIIDTKHGDLNSSSALAHYLFRELGADGVTLSPLAGQDIAAPFLLYPDKAVVITCHSSNAAARVLQHHPDESDPLYLRIVRECQLWATPDQLLLEVGTSDPAILARVRQEAPERFLILRSLWGEEDRLDALLEAGLSPAADGLLMPLPQNLLVEDDIAVRAAALKQRISERRDRWLERRAPDQGEACSLWLPERRPEGSAEAGAGTDADGSGDPLASLIVDLFDIGCLLFGDYVQASGAVFNYYVDLRQIISDPNLFHRVLHAYAGQLGELVFDRIAGIPYGSLPTATGLSLQLHKPLLYPRKEVKAHGARRLIEGDFEEGDRVVVVDDILITGTSVLEGIAKLESSGLEVEDVVVFIDHGGQADTSARQRLAKGGYRCHAVLDIARITAVLHAAGRLSDDQAATLGHAPPARALGVEGLLASS from the coding sequence ATGGGCTTCTTCGTCCAGCTCACCGACGCCATCGCCGCCCGTCAGTCGCTGCTGGTCACCGGCCTCGATCCCAATCCGGAGATGTTGCAGGCCTGGGCCCATCGCCGCGGCATGGGCGGTCGCTCGTTTCTCTCCCAGGCGCGCCACTGGATCAAGGCGGTGGTGGAGGCCACCGCCGACCACGTCTGCGCCTACAAGCCCAGCCTCGGCTTCTACCAGGCCCTCGGCCCGGTGGGGCTGGAACTGCTGCGGGAGGTGCGGGAACTGGTGCCGCTCGACATTCCCCTGATCATCGACACCAAGCATGGGGACCTGAACAGCTCCTCGGCGCTGGCCCATTACCTGTTCCGCGAACTCGGCGCCGACGGCGTCACCCTCTCCCCCCTGGCCGGCCAGGACATCGCCGCCCCGTTCCTGCTGTACCCCGACAAGGCGGTGGTGATCACCTGCCACAGCTCCAACGCGGCCGCCAGGGTGCTGCAGCACCACCCCGACGAGAGCGATCCCCTCTACCTGCGCATCGTGCGGGAATGCCAGCTCTGGGCCACCCCCGACCAGCTGCTGCTGGAGGTGGGCACCAGTGACCCGGCGATCCTGGCCCGGGTGCGCCAGGAGGCGCCGGAGCGCTTCCTGATCCTGCGCAGCCTCTGGGGAGAGGAGGATCGCCTCGACGCCCTGCTGGAGGCCGGGCTGAGTCCGGCCGCCGACGGCCTGCTGATGCCCCTGCCCCAGAACCTCCTGGTGGAGGACGACATCGCCGTCCGCGCCGCTGCCCTCAAGCAGCGGATCAGCGAGCGCCGGGACCGCTGGCTGGAGCGGCGGGCGCCGGACCAGGGTGAGGCCTGCAGCCTGTGGCTGCCGGAGCGTCGCCCGGAGGGCAGCGCCGAGGCCGGGGCCGGCACGGACGCCGATGGCTCCGGCGACCCGCTGGCCAGCCTGATTGTCGATCTGTTCGACATCGGCTGCCTGCTGTTCGGCGACTACGTGCAGGCCTCGGGAGCCGTCTTCAACTACTACGTGGATCTGCGCCAGATCATCTCCGATCCCAACCTGTTCCACCGGGTGCTGCATGCCTATGCCGGCCAGCTCGGCGAGCTGGTCTTCGACCGCATCGCCGGCATTCCCTACGGCTCCCTGCCCACCGCCACCGGGCTGTCGCTGCAGCTGCACAAACCCCTCCTCTACCCGCGCAAGGAGGTAAAGGCCCACGGGGCCCGTCGCCTGATCGAAGGGGATTTCGAGGAGGGCGACCGGGTGGTGGTGGTGGACGACATCCTGATCACCGGCACCAGTGTGCTCGAGGGCATCGCCAAGCTGGAAAGCTCCGGCCTGGAGGTGGAGGACGTGGTGGTGTTCATCGACCACGGCGGCCAGGCGGACACCAGCGCCCGCCAGCGGCTCGCCAAGGGGGGCTATCGCTGCCACGCCGTGCTCGACATCGCCCGGATCACCGCCGTGCTGCATGCGGCCGGACGGCTCAGCGACGACCAGGCCGCCACCCTCGGCCATGCCCCTCCAGCGAGGGCCCTGGGCGTCGAGGGGCTACTGGCCAGCTCGTAG
- a CDS encoding fumarylacetoacetate hydrolase family protein produces the protein MKIVRYEDPAGAIHLACRHPDGSLERLAGDLFGALEPTGEPAAAHRILAPLEPRAILCIGLNYRRHAAETGVAIPTWPVLFMKVPGAVQHPEAPITLPTTLASHQVDYEGELAVVIGRTCRNVPRSEALGVVLGYTCANDVSARDWQKQPQLGGGQWCRGKSFDTFAPLGPCLVTAAAIPDPQALMLQTRLNGQTVQAASTADMIFTVAEIIEFLSASTTLPAGTVILTGTPSGVGMAADPPRWLRRGDTVEVEIDGIGVLRNPVLEESTPQPAP, from the coding sequence ATGAAGATCGTGCGCTACGAGGATCCGGCCGGCGCCATCCACCTCGCCTGTCGCCATCCCGACGGCAGCCTGGAGCGCCTGGCGGGCGACCTGTTCGGCGCGCTGGAGCCCACGGGCGAGCCGGCCGCAGCGCACCGGATCCTGGCCCCCCTGGAGCCGCGCGCCATCCTCTGCATCGGCCTCAACTACCGCCGCCATGCCGCCGAGACCGGCGTCGCGATCCCCACCTGGCCGGTGCTGTTCATGAAGGTGCCGGGGGCGGTGCAGCATCCGGAGGCGCCGATCACCCTGCCCACCACCTTGGCCAGCCACCAGGTGGACTACGAGGGGGAGCTGGCGGTGGTGATCGGCCGCACCTGCCGCAACGTGCCCCGCTCCGAGGCCCTGGGGGTGGTGCTGGGCTACACCTGCGCCAATGACGTCAGCGCCCGCGACTGGCAGAAGCAGCCCCAGCTCGGCGGCGGCCAGTGGTGCCGCGGCAAGAGCTTCGACACCTTCGCCCCCCTGGGCCCCTGCCTGGTGACCGCCGCGGCGATCCCCGATCCCCAGGCCCTCATGCTGCAGACCCGCCTCAACGGCCAGACGGTGCAGGCGGCCAGCACCGCCGACATGATCTTCACCGTGGCGGAGATCATCGAATTCCTGAGCGCCAGCACCACCCTGCCGGCCGGCACCGTGATCCTCACCGGCACCCCCAGCGGCGTCGGCATGGCGGCCGATCCGCCCCGCTGGCTGCGTCGCGGCGATACGGTCGAGGTGGAGATCGACGGCATCGGCGTGCTGCGCAACCCGGTGCTGGAGGAGTCCACCCCACAGCCGGCCCCCTGA
- a CDS encoding NAD-dependent malic enzyme — protein sequence MVAEPRRQRSTTLRGAELLNDPLLNKGTAFSREERRDLGLEALLPWQVETIEAQVERCRLAFHAMGSDLERYAYLQTLRERNVTLFHRFLADHIELAMPIVYTPTVGQAIQHFSHTYRSPSQGIYLAAPQQERLEELLAQACGGTGGQAPDLLLVTDAQGILGIGDQGVGGIQICQGKLAVYTLCAGLDPARGLPVMLDVGTDRPELLADPCYPGLRRPRLQGEAYTAFLDRFIAAVQTVCPGALVHWEDFGAAHARPVLEAYRHRVPSFNDDIQGTSSVAAAAILAGLRGLGQRLADQRIVIFGAGSAGCGIAERLHRLLQRQGLPAAEAADRLWLIDRDGLVHTGTPGLSGGTRPFAKGPELLAARFGTAAPADGPGPGLLAVIEAVRPGVLIGTSTAAGAFDQAVVEALCADGGRPIVLPLSNPTPLAEITPENLLRWSRGRALVATGSPFPPVVGTGYAAQPMERVIGQCNNCFVFPGLGYGAVAVGATEVSDAMIDASIEALAGVIPAATDPDAPLMPPLAAVQAVSRAVAEAVAIQAVREGLARRAATPEAALARLDACRWSPAYAELQG from the coding sequence GTGGTCGCCGAACCCCGTCGCCAGCGGAGCACCACCCTCCGGGGCGCCGAGCTGCTCAATGATCCGCTGCTCAACAAGGGCACCGCCTTCAGCCGGGAGGAGCGGCGGGACCTGGGGCTGGAGGCCCTGCTGCCCTGGCAGGTGGAGACCATCGAGGCCCAGGTGGAGCGCTGCCGCCTGGCCTTCCACGCCATGGGCAGCGACCTGGAGCGCTACGCCTATCTCCAGACCCTGAGGGAGCGGAACGTCACCCTCTTCCACCGCTTCCTCGCCGACCACATCGAGCTGGCGATGCCGATCGTCTACACCCCCACGGTGGGGCAGGCGATCCAGCACTTCAGCCACACCTACCGCAGCCCCAGCCAGGGGATCTACCTGGCTGCACCGCAGCAGGAGCGGCTCGAGGAGCTGCTGGCCCAGGCCTGCGGCGGCACCGGCGGCCAGGCTCCGGACCTGCTCCTGGTCACCGATGCCCAGGGAATCCTCGGCATCGGCGACCAGGGGGTGGGGGGCATCCAGATCTGCCAGGGGAAGCTGGCGGTGTACACCCTCTGCGCCGGGCTCGATCCGGCCCGGGGCCTGCCGGTGATGCTGGACGTGGGCACCGACCGGCCGGAACTGCTGGCCGACCCCTGCTACCCCGGCCTGCGCCGGCCCCGCCTGCAGGGGGAGGCCTACACCGCCTTCCTGGACCGCTTCATCGCCGCCGTGCAGACGGTCTGCCCCGGCGCCCTGGTGCACTGGGAAGACTTCGGGGCCGCCCACGCCCGCCCCGTGCTGGAGGCCTACCGGCACCGGGTGCCGAGCTTCAACGACGACATCCAGGGCACCAGCAGCGTGGCGGCGGCAGCGATCCTGGCCGGCCTGCGGGGCCTCGGGCAGCGCCTGGCCGACCAGCGGATCGTCATCTTCGGGGCGGGCAGCGCCGGCTGCGGCATCGCCGAACGGCTCCATCGCCTGCTGCAGCGCCAGGGGCTCCCGGCCGCCGAGGCCGCCGATCGTCTCTGGCTGATCGACCGTGACGGACTGGTCCACACCGGCACCCCGGGCCTCAGCGGCGGCACCCGCCCGTTCGCCAAGGGGCCGGAGCTGCTGGCGGCACGGTTCGGAACGGCGGCCCCGGCCGATGGCCCGGGCCCGGGTCTGCTGGCGGTGATCGAGGCGGTGCGGCCGGGGGTGCTGATCGGCACCTCCACCGCCGCCGGCGCCTTCGACCAGGCGGTGGTGGAGGCCCTCTGCGCCGACGGCGGGCGGCCGATCGTCCTGCCCCTCTCCAATCCCACCCCCCTGGCGGAGATCACCCCGGAGAACCTGCTGCGCTGGAGCCGGGGCCGGGCCCTGGTGGCCACCGGCAGCCCCTTCCCGCCGGTGGTCGGTACCGGCTACGCGGCCCAGCCGATGGAACGGGTGATCGGCCAGTGCAACAACTGCTTCGTGTTCCCGGGCCTGGGCTACGGCGCCGTGGCGGTGGGCGCCACCGAGGTGAGCGACGCCATGATCGATGCCAGCATCGAGGCCCTGGCCGGGGTGATTCCGGCCGCGACCGATCCCGACGCCCCGCTGATGCCGCCCCTGGCGGCCGTTCAGGCGGTGTCGCGGGCCGTGGCCGAAGCGGTGGCGATCCAGGCCGTGCGGGAGGGGCTGGCCCGCCGGGCCGCCACCCCCGAGGCCGCTCTCGCGCGCCTGGACGCCTGCCGCTGGAGCCCCGCGTACGCCGAACTGCAGGGCTGA
- a CDS encoding TraB/GumN family protein: protein MPSSTPHATLRSVWRRTLALAALALAAVPGLAAVPVAAAELGTLWRVRDGAGTVFIAGSLHQLRRDRAGLPPSYGRAYGDAERLAMELDMDAISPAALAGELVARALDPDGRSLREVLPAATWRTLQPRLAGLGLPEGAIDRFEPWAVALLLASAEFLQRGYSPDSGVEGQLQARAAADRKPIDGLETPAEQFELFDGLPQADQVQLLEVTLKELDGVGPRLDALEDAWRAGDLPRLEALLLADYRQRPDLLERLVVRRNTAWVAPVRGFLRRPDDTLVVVGLMHLLGDRGLIALLRQQGLKPERFVAGGWRPEP, encoded by the coding sequence ATGCCGTCGTCGACGCCGCACGCGACGCTCCGGTCGGTGTGGCGCCGCACCCTGGCCCTGGCGGCCCTGGCCCTGGCCGCCGTTCCGGGGCTGGCGGCCGTTCCGGTAGCGGCGGCTGAGCTCGGCACCCTCTGGAGGGTGCGGGACGGCGCCGGCACGGTGTTCATCGCCGGCTCCCTGCACCAGCTGCGCCGCGACCGGGCCGGGCTCCCCCCGTCCTATGGCCGGGCCTACGGGGACGCGGAGCGGCTGGCGATGGAGCTCGACATGGACGCCATCAGCCCGGCGGCCCTGGCGGGTGAGCTGGTGGCGCGGGCCCTCGACCCCGACGGCCGCTCCCTGCGCGAGGTCCTGCCGGCGGCGACCTGGCGGACCCTCCAGCCGCGCCTGGCGGGCCTGGGGCTGCCGGAGGGGGCGATCGATCGGTTCGAGCCCTGGGCCGTGGCCCTGCTGCTCGCCTCCGCCGAGTTCCTGCAGCGGGGCTACTCCCCCGACAGCGGGGTGGAGGGCCAGCTCCAGGCCAGGGCCGCCGCCGACCGCAAGCCCATCGACGGACTGGAGACACCGGCCGAGCAGTTCGAGCTGTTCGACGGGCTGCCCCAAGCCGACCAGGTGCAGCTGCTGGAGGTCACCCTGAAGGAACTGGATGGGGTCGGGCCCCGGCTTGACGCCCTTGAGGACGCCTGGCGGGCCGGCGACCTGCCCCGTCTCGAGGCCCTGCTGCTCGCCGACTACCGCCAGCGGCCGGATCTCCTTGAGCGTCTGGTGGTCCGGCGTAATACGGCCTGGGTGGCTCCGGTGCGGGGGTTCCTGCGGCGCCCCGACGACACCCTGGTGGTGGTGGGGCTGATGCACCTGCTGGGGGACCGGGGGCTGATCGCCCTGCTGCGGCAGCAGGGGCTGAAGCCGGAGCGGTTCGTGGCTGGGGGGTGGCGACCGGAGCCCTAG
- a CDS encoding cell division protein SepF, protein METPFGTWFHEVVVMTPGRFEEAVEAVLAVQQFKTVVLHLSAMAPEEAQRTIDFVSGGVFALDGQSERLGDTVFLFAPALVTISRDGDEQG, encoded by the coding sequence ATGGAGACCCCCTTCGGCACCTGGTTTCACGAGGTGGTGGTGATGACACCAGGCCGCTTCGAGGAGGCCGTGGAGGCGGTGCTGGCGGTGCAGCAGTTCAAGACCGTGGTGCTCCACCTCAGTGCCATGGCCCCGGAGGAGGCCCAGCGCACGATCGATTTCGTCTCCGGCGGCGTCTTCGCCCTGGACGGTCAGTCGGAACGGCTGGGGGACACGGTGTTTCTGTTCGCCCCGGCGCTGGTGACGATCAGCCGGGACGGGGACGAACAAGGCTGA